A stretch of Paenibacillus peoriae DNA encodes these proteins:
- a CDS encoding response regulator transcription factor yields MDELEPIYRRDRPIIISISNHKSPKIKQLLKLGISGIVYKTATSAQLMRTIRNALDGLATLPMELFQSLHTIPEYDDILISPKERSILEGLALGKSNKELAALLYVSQRTVEYHLTHIFSKFNVHTRTEAVMAAKSKGIIHM; encoded by the coding sequence TTGGATGAGCTGGAGCCCATATACAGAAGAGATCGGCCAATAATAATAAGCATTTCAAACCATAAGTCTCCCAAAATAAAGCAGTTATTGAAACTTGGCATCTCCGGCATTGTGTATAAGACAGCTACATCGGCACAATTGATGCGGACCATTCGTAATGCTTTAGATGGATTGGCTACGTTACCAATGGAATTATTTCAAAGCTTACATACCATTCCAGAATATGATGATATATTAATCAGCCCTAAGGAACGCTCAATTCTAGAAGGGTTAGCACTAGGAAAAAGCAACAAAGAGCTAGCAGCCCTTTTATATGTTAGCCAGAGGACAGTCGAATATCATTTGACACATATATTTAGTAAATTCAATGTTCATACAAGAACTGAGGCCGTAATGGCAGCTAAGTCTAAAGGAATAATTCATATGTGA